From Quercus lobata isolate SW786 chromosome 11, ValleyOak3.0 Primary Assembly, whole genome shotgun sequence:
ttcttaacaGTTTATGCTGATTAGAATGCTGGCTCAATAGTCAAAACATATCAGAAGTATATCAATGGCAGAACATCGGAATGGTAATGTCAAAAATACAAATGGCAAGGCATCAGCAGCCACCAATACATATACGATCAATCTGGAAAACTTCAGTAAGCGGTTGAAAATGTTCTATTCTCATTGGAATGAATACAATGGTGATTTATGGGGTGCTTCAGATGCCCTGGCTATAGCAACACCTCCAACTTCTGAAGATCTACGTTACCTGAAATCGTCAGCTTTGAACATCTGGTTGGTTGGTTATGAATTCCCAGAAACAATTATGGTCTTCACGAAGAAGCAGATCCATTTCTTGTGTAGCCAGAAAAAAGCTTCTCTCCTCGATGCTGTGAAGAAGTCTGCAAAAGAGGCTGTGGGTGTTGAAGTTGTGATGCAtgtgaaacctaaaaatgatgATGGGGTTGGACTAATGGATAATATATTTGAAGCTGTCAGTGCTCAGCCAAACTCCAATGGTCATGCTCCTGTTGTTGGACATATAGCAAGAGAGGCTCCTGAAGGAAAGCTTTTGGAGACATGGGctgaaaagttgaaaaatgcGAATTTTGAGCTAAGTGATGTAACAAATGGGTTCTCAAGTTTGTTTGCTGTCAAAGACAATACAGAGCTTACAAATGTAAAGAAAGCTGCATTCTTGGCTTCATCAGTGATGAGAAGTTTTGTGGTCCCAAAACTTGAAAAGATTATTGATGAGGAAAAGAAGGTTTCCCATTCTTCATTGATGGATGACACGGAGAAGACCATCTTGGAACCTGCAAGAATTAAAGTCAAGCTGAAGGCTGAGAATGTTGATATTTGTTACCCTCCAATATTTCAGAGTGGAGGAGATTTTGACCTGAAACCAAGTGCTTCCAGCAATGATGACAACCTTTACTATGATTCTACCAGTGTGATTATATGTGCAATCGGATCCCGATACAACAGCTACTGCTCAAATGTTGCTCGAACTTTTCTGATTGATGCCAATGCAAATCAGAGCAAGGCTTATGAGGTTCTCCTCAAGGCACAAGAAGCAGCCATTAGTACTTTGAAATCTGGCAACAAGGTCAGTGCTGCATATCAAGCAGCGCTTTCTGTAGTTGAGAAGGATGCTCCTGAATTGGCTGCAAACTTGACTAAAACTGCAGGAACTGGAATTGGCCTTGAGTTTCGTGAGTCAGGGCTTAGTCTTAATGCCAAGAATGACCGCGAATTTAAACCAGGCATGGTTTTCAATGTCTCCCTTGGATTTCAGAATTTGCAGGCAGAGACCAAAAACCCAAAGACCCAGAAATTCTCAGTGCTGCTAGCCGATACAGTTATTGTTGGTGAAGAGGTTCCAGAGATAGTGACTGTATCAAGTTCTAAAGCTGTGAAGGATGTAGCTTATTCATTCAATGaggatgatgaagaagaagatgagcgGCCAAAAGTCAAATCTGAGACTAGAAGCAGAGGGACTACCTTATCTAAGGCAACACTTAGATCAGACAACCAGGAGATGTCAAAGGAGGAGCTACGAAGGCAGCACCAGGCTGAACTTGCCCGccagaaaaatgaagaaactgCTAGGAGGCTTGCCGGAGGCGGTTCCATTTCAACGGATAATCgtggtgctgggaagacaatagGTGATGTGATTGCATATAAGAATGTTAATGATCTGCCCCCTCCAAGGGGTTTGATGATTCAAATTGATCAGAAGAATGAAGCCATCCTATTGCCAATTTATGGAACCATGGTTCCTTTCCATGTAGCCACTGTGAAGAGTGTGTCCAGCCAGCAGGACAGTAACCGTAATTGCTATATCCGTATAATCTTCAACGTACCTGGCACCCCTTTTAGTCCTCATGACTCTACCACCCAGAAGTTTCAAGGGTCAATTTATCTCAAGGAAGTTTCATTCCGCTCTAAGGACCCAAGGCATATCAGTGAAGCAGTACAGCTGATCAAAACCCTTCGCCGACAGGTAGCCTCCAGGGAGTCCGAAAGAGCTGAGAGGGCCACTTTAGTTACTCAGGAAAAGCTGCAAGTTTCAGGAGCCAAATTCAAGCCTATAAGATTGTCTGATCTATGGATTCGTCCTGCATTTGGTGGTCGGGGAAGAAAGTTGACTGGTTCACTAGAAGGCCACACAAATGGGTTTCGATACTCTACTTCAAGGCCTGACGAACGTGTGGATGTTATGTATAGAAACATCAAACATGCATTTTTCCAGCCATCAGAGAAAGAAATGATCACTGTGTTACACTTTCATCTGCACAATCACATTATGGTGGGAAACAAGAAGACCAAGGATGTGCAATTTTATATTGAGGTAATGGATGTGGTCCAGACACTAGGTGGTGGAAAAAGATCTGCCTATGACCCGGATGAGATTGAGGAAGAGCAGCGTGAGAGGGatcgaaaaaataaaatcaatatgGACTTCCAAAACTTTGTGAACCGAGTAAATGATCTGTGGGGTCAACCTCAATTCAAAGCGCTTGACCTTGAGTTTGATCAGCCCTTAAGAGAGCTAGGCTTCCATGGGGTACCTCACAAAGCCTCAGCTTTCATTGTCCCTACTTCAAGCTGCCTGGTTGAACTGATAGAGACACCATTTGTGGTAATAACTTTAAATGAGATTGAGATTGTTAACCTGGAGAGAGTTGGTCTTGGGCAGAAGAATTTTGATATGACTATTGTATTCAAGGACTTTAAAAGGGATGTTTTCCGAATAGACTCTATCCCTTCAACATCACTAGATGGCATCAAGGAGTGGTTAGACACTACTGACCTGAAGTACTATGAAAGCAGGTTGAATCTCAACTGGCGACCTATATTGAAAACTATCACTGATGATCCAGAGAAGTTCATAGAGGATGGTGGATGGGAGTTCTTGAACATGGAGGTCAGTGATTCAGATTCTGGGACAGAGGAGTCAGACCAAGGGTATGAGCCTTCAGATGTACAGTCAGATTCAGGATCGGAGGATGAGGATGCCAACAGTGAGTCATTGGTTGAGTCAGAGGATGATGAGGACGAAGACTCTGAAGAAGACTCAGAGGAGGAAGGAAAGACATGGGAAGAGTTGGAGAGGGAAGCAACCTATGCAGATAGAGAGAAAGGGGATGACTCGGATAGCGAGGAGGAGAGGACAAGAAGGAAGATGAAAGCTTTTGGGAAGGCTCGGGCACCTGACAAGAGGAATCCTGGTGGCCACCTTCCCAAGAGGACAAAATTAAGGTGAATGTAAGGTCTCAACGACAGCATTCCCCAAAGAAATCCTGGTGGACACCTGGAGAGAGTTGGTCTTTCCCTTCGTTTATCTTATAGGGCAGCATCAGCACCAGCAGTAGTTGTAGTTATACAACTTTGTGTACGAACAACTTCACTTTGAATGTGTTTTAAAAAGGTTCTAGtcggttttgttttttctccttttcattGTGTTTTGGAAAACCTTGTTTAATTACTTTCTGCTTGTAAAATAGTGggaattaaatattattaataagttATACTTTCAGACTTTCTGTATATGTTAAATGTGTTCACCTCAACTGTTGATCTGCCTCGAAGTTCCCACTATTTGGCATTCATTGGACCAATGATTTCCCTAACTATTTCTGGGATTAGTAGAACCTACAGCTAGATACTAGTAAGAGAAATACAGGTTCAGATGCTTGGGGTATGCTGTATCAGATTGCCTGGCCTTTGGATATGCTATATCAGATGGCTGAATTTTGTGTCTTATGAGCTCCTTGTGAACTCATTTCTAGAAGAATTATCGTTTCATACTTTCATAAATATGGAAATACACACAGATGACCTCATACTGTTTGCTATTTGGTATCTTGCAAATAAGTCTGGAAGGAAATCAATCAGCAGAACGAATAAAACTTTGATTGCCAATCCTCAGCTGCTTGACATTCTGAAAGTAAGCATATGAAACATTTTTCAACCCCCAAGAAAAGGGGGTCaagaatatataagaaaatgtcACGTTCTTACAAAATTGCAGATTAGCTTGTATAATCAGTTAGATAATTTAATGAACGTATTTTACATGACATCTACCAAGCTCACTGTAGTTGGCATTTGCATTAAACAGAAATTGTTGCCATCGAAAAGTGGCTTAGCTGATGAATTCAGTGCTTACTCTACTTGATCTAGTCAATAGTTATGTGAATGTGTTGCGGCATTCATAAGAACTTGATAAGGAAGTGCCGATGCCATGCTAAAATTGaatgttattaaaaataaattaaagggcTAATTTTTGTAACAATATACTCTGATTAATGCAGATCCCAAAAGAAAAAGTCCGAATAATAACTTCTTTAGCTACAAGTAAAATTTTTCCTTTCCCAGTACAGGTCCTTTTCCCCCCTGAAATGTACTTCAGGAAAGGATATTATAATCTGGCAAAGAATCCTTAAGCTTGATCAAAGGGAGTGTCACTTCCATCTGTAATAGCTGCAGATTCTCCACTAGAAGGGTCCAAAGcactgttattaaaaaaaaaaagaaaaaaaagaaaaaaaagaaaaagaaaagacccTACCAATGAAACCTCTAATAGTTACGAATAGCAGAAGTAGAGGAAGCATATTAGCTCAAAGAAGAACAGCTTTTAATGTTAGCAAATGGAAAAGTACAATTGATGATGCCGTAAATATCACTAGTGAGCTACACGATCTTTGCACGCTCGTAACGATACCTGcacagaaaagagagaagacctAACAAAGAGCACCAGTGTGGTGCCAACTGAATACCcttcgaaggtcaagttagaactattattacaactctagagtgctagagaaggGTAAACTATGCCTACTTttatttgtgagggtattggggcttttatagtagtagaaggttgacctctCCTCCTTaggtagaagtcttttcctcaTAGAAATCCTCTTGAATAACCCtaaacgtgatggacaagacatttccttataGAGAAGATATTCATTAATGCGCGTATCTTCCAGAATCCTTTTTGTGCTAGAATTCCTATTTGCCTTGGGATCCTGCGGTGGTTAAGTGTGTGTCGCAAGTATTTCCATCTAGGGCTTCTGGCTGCCACGTGGGTGCTTACGTGGGCGCTTGATCCGTTCCTGTTGCATCGGTTTATGTAGGATATGTCCATAACAGACCTCTGCACATTTGGGCTCGCCCTCTATTGACCCTCGGACGTGGATTCGTCAAGCCCACTTTATGGAGATCCATCAACCTAGATTTTTAccctcttcagttgccccctcacCCTATGGGTTTGTCATCTTTGAGTGGAAGGACCTGTGGGGTGACAGTTCAAAGGTTTGTGGGTCGACGGTTTTAATACGGATGTCGTGAATTGTGCCAACCCCTGACAAGCTATCCGGAAGCCATTTATGACGTGTGACACGTGTCGCCCTTTCATTGGATCTTATCTCGGATCGAAGTGTCGTTTCGTCTTCCATGCACTTCCTCTATAAATATCACACTCCTTCTCCTCTCATTTCTCTACTTTCCGCTGAAACGCATTGTCAAAGCACTTCCGTCATACTTGTCAGAGAACACTCCGTTTAGTTTCTGCATCTGTCATCATCAACCTTCATCTGTTCTCTTGCTAACTTGGTAAGTACTCTCTTTTTCACAAGTTTCTCTTATCCTCGGAcatactctttttatttttcgaTACTTTATACACCCATCACTCCTTTTAGACCCGTCAGAGTCTTAGGTTTTGTTATCACGTGTAGGTGTGTCAAGTAACCAGTCAGTTGTCCGTGATGGGGCGGATTATGAGAAAGTATACCCGTCAGGTCAcaaagaccaagagagtccaAGCGAAGAGAGGAGTCCATCCGCCATTTCCTCatcctcaacaaatgaggatatggagatggTTGACCCAGAGGTTTTTGATGAAGTCGAGGAACCAATAAAATCCGTTATAGGTGTtgatggacttagggagttcatcatACTACCGGAGTGGACGGTAAATAATTTTAGATCCACCATAAAGCAAAAACACTTCAACACTCTTAGGgataattttcaaattccaGATAACATCCCCATCCGTCTGCCCTAAAAGTCGGAGAAATGCTACTATGAAGGGGTAGAAGGTGTCGGGGTGTACGAACAAATGCtgaaggcaggacttaggtttccATTAAACTCCCTTCACTATGAGCTTCTCAAATACCTGGGCCTGTTCGTCAACCAAGTTTTCTcaaacgcctggagggtcttcatagcaatggaggTCCTATACGGTGCTATGTCAAATGGTAAGAGAAGGTTGACGGTGCGGGAATTCCTTCACTGCTACCGTCTAGATGAAATAGACAAATCAAGGGGGATGTATAGTTTTGCGCCTAGGAGTCCATTGTTGAAGGTTATATTTGAAACCCCAGACTCTAATAGGGATTGGAAAAGCCGTTATTTCTTCCTAGAAGGTGATGAGTGGATGTGTTGTCCAGGGGATACGAAACACATGCCCGTCGACACGACTTGGAGCATATTGCCTCCGTCTAGTATGCACTCGTCCTAGTGTGCACCCGTCCTAGTGTGTGAATTCTTTATTACCGTTCAGtttattacaacatttttaactGTCTTCTTCTTTGCAGTTATATGTCGTCCACAAGTTGAACTTAAGGAGTTCAGCTTCCTTGAGAGAATTTTTTGCTAAGACCAAGCCGGAAGAAAGGACGTGGGCGAAATTAGTTACACTTAATACGATccattggtattgtgacggaTTTGAACCAACACCAGCAACCATCAAGCACGACACCAAAATTCACAGACGTAAGTCCGTCGTTCTCATTCTATTTGaacgattttcttttttttttatctttagtAATTAACTTCATCCGTCCACCTGTAAAGAAATGGATGATGCTAAGAGGAGGGCAATGATCAAGGTGCAGGCTGCCAAGAAAAAGGAGACTGGCGATGTGGCTCCTAAGGGGACGGGCTCAAGCAACCGGTCCACAAAAAGGAAGCAGCTGCCCAAAGGGGACCGTCCTGCCAAGAAACCCAAAGTCCTTTTGGAGCCCGTTGTAGGGCTAATGGCTGAAGGTGCAAAGACAGTCACCCCAGTGAAGCACGGGGTTAGAAAAGGCCCTATGAAGGCTCCGTCCACCAATCAAGAGAAGCCGCCCGTCCTCCTCCGTGAAGACTCTAAATATGCCTTGGAGTAGCTCTCGTCCATCATGTCGTCGGAGGATTATGAGGACTTAGGCAATCACTCCACGGAAGCCATGGGGGAGACGGGTCTTTTTGCAATCACTCAGGTAATCCTGCCCATCAACTTTCAGTCCGTCCTTTCCACTTGGTTTTCCATCTAACCTCCCTTTTTTCTTGTGTTTCAGGCCATGATTATGATGAAAGGGCTGATGGGACGGTGTCTTACCCACGAGACAGTCTTGGAGCGCGTACGGGCAAAGGTAGAGCTAACGGAGGATGAACTGAATCATCTCCAAAACTGGAAATCCAAAATGGAGAAAAAGTTTGAGCAGAAGACGAAGGAAGCGAAGAAGGCCCTTGAGGATAAGGATAAGGAGGTTCGGGACCTGAAGGATCAGCTCCGTCAGGCTAAGGAGGTGGCGATACGCGAGTACCGTGACTCTGACGCCTTGTTGTCTGAGCTCGGAGATTCTTATCTGCAGGGTTTTGACGACGCCCTCTGTTAGGTTAAGAAGGCCTACCCTGACCTGGATGTTTCAAACATTAAAGTTGAAGATCAAGCTCAAACCTCCGTCATGCCTGTTGCCTCAAAGGAAACTGACGATCTTTTTGCTGAGGATGCAACTCAAGGCGACGGAGAGTTAGCCCAAGTACAGAATGCCCAAGGTCAAGTCCAAATTGTGGCTGATGATACCTGTCAGGAGAAGGATGCAGACCCTCAGgagtagtgtttttttttttttttttttttttttttttttttttgtaaattgggagaaaaatctttaattttattcgTCATTACATTATCTATGTCGAACAATTTCCTTTCAAGGGTTGTATATTTCAATCTGCCCATTTTGGTTTAATTGCTTGTTTTATGGATGCTATGAATGTAGTGGGTCCGTTTTTATTCGATCCGTCCACTATATGCTTTAAAGGCCTTTAATTTTACGGCCATTGAGTTAAAAACCCATCTTTCAAAATGAGTCCGTCCACATTGTGTTTTGGAATTTAAGCTGTGTTTGTCAATATCTAGAGGAACCATCCTCCTTATGGACTGTTTACGCTTCCTTCCTCTATGGACAAtctgtccactttatggactaaaattttcattctcctaGGTAGAACCGTCCACTTCGTGGACTTTAGTTTATACCATCTCTTTCTTAGACTTGAAATTTTCATCCCCTTGGGATGATCTGTCCAGTCTGTGGACTTTAGTTTACACCCGTCCACTTTTGTGGACTTAGAATTTTATTCCTcctgggatgatccgtccagtCTGTGGACTTTAGGTTATACCCGTCCACTTTTGTGGACTTAGAATTTTCATCTTGGGATGATCTGTCTAGTCTATGGACTTTAGTTTATACTCGTCCACTTTTGtggacttagaatttttatCCTCATTGGATGATTTGTCCAATCTATAGACTTTAGGTGTCTACCTTTGTGGACTTAAGAATTTTCATCCTCCTGGAATGATCCGTCCAATTTGTGGACTTTAGTTTATATCTTGTGGATTTAGGATTTTCATCCTCCAGGGATGATCCGTCCAGTCTGTTGACTTTAGTTTATATCTGTCCACTTTTGTGGATTTAGGATTTTCATCCTCCAGGGATGATCTGTCCAGTCTGTGGACTTTAGTTTATATCTGTCCACTTTTGTGGATTTAGGATTTTCATCCTCCTAGGATGATCTGTCCAGCTTGAGGACTTTAGTTTatatccgtccacttttgtggaTTTAGGattttcatcctcttgggatgatccgtccagcTTGAGAACTTTGTTAGAATACAGGTAGAAAAGACATAGATGTGTCTGaatattcttcttaaaaaaaaaacatgtgttCGTAGAAAAgtacctgcccccttgggcttaaaaagatACCTAaagtattgtagcaaaaaaattgtctaAAGTAAAACTAGTAATTGtagtaaaaactaaataaactgGGAAAAAGCGTCGTTGCTCTTCATGTTGtctctactggtagtatttccgtAAGTGCTCCATGTTCCATATGTGCTAAAGCTTTCGTCCGTCCAGCATCTCGAGGTGATAGATGCCCTTCCTCTGCCATGATGTGatcctgtagggtccttcctagTTGGGGTTGAGTTTTCCTTGCGAAGGATCTCTAGTAGCGCCCATTACCTTCTGTAGTACAAGATCTCCAACCTGAAAGTCTCTATGCCTGATATTGGAGTTATAGCGTTTCGCCATGAGATTCTAATACTGCACCATCCTTTGCTCCGCTGTCACTCGTACTTCGTCCACCAGGTCGAGCTGTAGGCGTATGGCTTCTTCGTTCTTATCCTCATGGTAGTTTTCCACCCAATAGCTTGTAAGTCCTACTTCTGCTAGAATGACAGCGTCACTTCCGTATGTTAGTCGGAAAGGCATTTCTCCAGTGGGTGTTCTTGCTGTAGTTCGGTACGCCCACAAAACACTTGGTAGCTCATCCGGCcagataccctttgccccctcgagccgagtcttgatgatcttgagtAAGGACCGGTTCGTGATTCTTGATACCTAGCTTTGAACAGAAGTCCCTAAATATGCTGTTGTCGAATTGCTTTCTGTTGTTGGAGACAAGCACTCTGGGTATCCCGTACCTGCAAATGATATTCCTCtaaacaaaacttctaatgttcttcTCCGTGATAGTGGCTAGGGCTTCTGCTtccacccacttagtgaagtagtcgATACTAACCACCAGAAACTTTAGCTGCCTAACTGCTGTTGGGAAGGGGCCCATGATATCTAGTCCCTATTGAGCGAAGGGCCAAGGGGCCATCATGGGGGTCAGCTCTTTGGACGGTTACCTGATGAGATTACTGAACCTTTGACATTTGTTGCAGGCCATGACATAAGCTTGTGTGTCCTTCAGCATTATAGGTGAATAGTATCCTGCTCGGATCAACTTGTGTATTAATGATCATGCCCCCCAGTGGTTTCCACAGATACCCTCGTGGACTTCTCTCATTACGTAATCTACTTCCTTATGGCTTAAACACCTCAGGTACGGTTAAGAGAATCCTCTTTTGTATAAGACATCTTTTATCAGCACAAACCTTGACACTTGGACTTTCAATTTCCTGGTGGCATCATTCTCGTCTGGTAATATGCCAGTCTTCAGGTATGATATCAATGGCGTAGTCCAATTCCTTTCAGAACCTACTTCCTGCACATTTATTCTGTCATCAATTAGTGAGGAGACTTGAACAAATGACAATACCTGTTCTGGGACAAGCATAAATTCTGCTGAGGTCACTTTTGCTAGACGGTTGGCACATTCATTTTCcccccttgggatttgaacgaatCTGACTTCGAGGCTGCCGATCTGATTTTTCACCTCTTCCAGATACCTCTTTCGTAGTCGCCATTAATTTGACTTGTTACTACCTGTAAGTCGCAATGTACGACCACGTTTTCAGCACCTGCAGCCTTTGCGAGGTCTAGCCCCGCCACCAAGGCTTCATATTCGGCCTCGTTGTTAGTCATGGGGAAATCCAATCGGATCATGCACTCGACCTTATCCCCCTCTGGGGTTTGGATAACCACACCGGCCCCTCCTGCTTGTCTATTGGAAGATCCGTCCGTATAAATATTCCATTGTCGTGTCCCCTTTGCCCCCTAGCCATCCCCGAGGGTGAATTTAGCAATGAAGTCAGTCACTACTTGCCTTTTTATAGCTATTCACGGATGATACTATATATCAAACTCGCTGAGCTCCATTACCCACAAAGCCATCCGTCTTGCCACCTCAGGCCTACTCATGGCTCTTCTCCGGGGCTTGTCCGTCAAAACAATGAGTTTTCGTGCTTGGAAGTACGGCTTGAGTTTTCGTGCTGTAGTTATCAACGCGAAGGCCAACTTCTCCATCTGAGGGTACCTTTCTTCTACTCCTCAGAGCGCTTGGCTTGTAAAGTAGACTGGTCTCTGAGATCCGTCTTCCTCTCTTACCAAAGCTGCGCTAACAGTGGCTTATGAAACAGCTAAGTATAGGTAGAGCTCTTCTCTAGGCTTGGATGGACTGAGCAACGGAGGAGATGAAAGATACGTCTTTAAGTTGTCAAACGCTATCTGGCATTTGTCCGTCCACTCAAACGATTTTCTCAGAGTGCGAAAGAAAGGTAGACATTTGTCCGTCGCTTTTGAGACGAACCTATTCAGGGCTACGATTTTGCCATTTAAGCTTTGCACCTCTTTGACCGTCCTTGGTGGTTCTACTCCATTATGGCCCGTATCTTCTCCAGGTTAACCTCTATACCTctttgggataccatgaagCCCAAGAATTTCCCTGCCGTCACTTTGAACGCGCACTTGTTTAGATTCAGCTTCATGTTATATGATCGGAGTATGTCAAAGGTCTCACGGAGGTCGCCTAGGTGGTCATCTTCGTGCAGGCTTTTCACTAGCATGTCATTAACATAAACCTGTACTTTCCTCCCAATCTGATGTTCGaatattttgttcatcaatCTCTGGTATGTTGCCCCAGCATTTTTGAGTTCGAATGACATCACCTTGTAGCAAAACAGTTT
This genomic window contains:
- the LOC115968871 gene encoding FACT complex subunit SPT16-like, with protein sequence MAEHRNGNVKNTNGKASAATNTYTINLENFSKRLKMFYSHWNEYNGDLWGASDALAIATPPTSEDLRYLKSSALNIWLVGYEFPETIMVFTKKQIHFLCSQKKASLLDAVKKSAKEAVGVEVVMHVKPKNDDGVGLMDNIFEAVSAQPNSNGHAPVVGHIAREAPEGKLLETWAEKLKNANFELSDVTNGFSSLFAVKDNTELTNVKKAAFLASSVMRSFVVPKLEKIIDEEKKVSHSSLMDDTEKTILEPARIKVKLKAENVDICYPPIFQSGGDFDLKPSASSNDDNLYYDSTSVIICAIGSRYNSYCSNVARTFLIDANANQSKAYEVLLKAQEAAISTLKSGNKVSAAYQAALSVVEKDAPELAANLTKTAGTGIGLEFRESGLSLNAKNDREFKPGMVFNVSLGFQNLQAETKNPKTQKFSVLLADTVIVGEEVPEIVTVSSSKAVKDVAYSFNEDDEEEDERPKVKSETRSRGTTLSKATLRSDNQEMSKEELRRQHQAELARQKNEETARRLAGGGSISTDNRGAGKTIGDVIAYKNVNDLPPPRGLMIQIDQKNEAILLPIYGTMVPFHVATVKSVSSQQDSNRNCYIRIIFNVPGTPFSPHDSTTQKFQGSIYLKEVSFRSKDPRHISEAVQLIKTLRRQVASRESERAERATLVTQEKLQVSGAKFKPIRLSDLWIRPAFGGRGRKLTGSLEGHTNGFRYSTSRPDERVDVMYRNIKHAFFQPSEKEMITVLHFHLHNHIMVGNKKTKDVQFYIEVMDVVQTLGGGKRSAYDPDEIEEEQRERDRKNKINMDFQNFVNRVNDLWGQPQFKALDLEFDQPLRELGFHGVPHKASAFIVPTSSCLVELIETPFVVITLNEIEIVNLERVGLGQKNFDMTIVFKDFKRDVFRIDSIPSTSLDGIKEWLDTTDLKYYESRLNLNWRPILKTITDDPEKFIEDGGWEFLNMEVSDSDSGTEESDQGYEPSDVQSDSGSEDEDANSESLVESEDDEDEDSEEDSEEEGKTWEELEREATYADREKGDDSDSEEERTRRKMKAFGKARAPDKRNPGGHLPKRTKLR